A DNA window from Bacteroides cellulosilyticus contains the following coding sequences:
- a CDS encoding SusD/RagB family nutrient-binding outer membrane lipoprotein: protein MKRYKYIATLLLGGIVSFSSCTDNFDNYNSTQGAYTDELQEYDFQKQLIPFKTIQTAIVYQTGVEGTDWQYQIMQNLMADMFGGYFHDMNGGFNIQNSSYKLNTGWAGSQWSNTYAQGMPPIANAEKLCTKEEYPAFYALTKIMKVAMMHRVSDYYGPIIYKNFGLANPAPQSQKDVYSDFFNDLTEAIQVLKAHVADGGPNTFETADIMMPQGKRTYEQWLKFANSLRLRLAMRVSNVDATLARTQAQAALDASNGGVLEAIDETVGQYGVRNPLGAVNAWNEVFMNASLESFLCGYEDPRLSKYFLPAVGNTGADGEVPALFDIKGSFKGVRQGTALDKDNRYLTHSRSTATISTDIIIMTAAEVWFLRAEAALRGYVDAGKEAEYYKKGVETSFAQWGAGDASAYLASDATPSDYVDAFDKTFDVAAMTKITPKWAEGSDEEKLERIITQKWLAIYPDGCEAWAEQRRTGYPQLFKVAVNLSDKTISTDIMIRRATFPTDLDASTTSALTQLLGGADNGGTRLWWDAGKNNF, encoded by the coding sequence ATGAAAAGATATAAATATATAGCTACATTATTACTAGGTGGAATCGTTTCATTTTCCTCTTGTACTGATAATTTCGATAATTACAACAGCACCCAGGGTGCATATACCGATGAATTGCAGGAGTATGATTTCCAGAAGCAACTTATCCCCTTCAAAACGATTCAGACTGCCATTGTATACCAAACCGGTGTGGAGGGAACCGACTGGCAATACCAGATTATGCAAAATCTGATGGCCGATATGTTCGGCGGATACTTCCACGACATGAACGGTGGTTTCAACATACAAAATTCATCTTATAAACTAAACACTGGTTGGGCAGGATCGCAATGGAGTAACACCTATGCACAAGGCATGCCTCCTATTGCCAATGCAGAAAAGTTATGTACCAAAGAGGAATATCCTGCATTTTATGCGCTGACCAAAATTATGAAAGTAGCCATGATGCACCGCGTAAGCGACTATTACGGTCCTATCATCTACAAGAACTTCGGGCTGGCTAATCCGGCTCCGCAATCCCAGAAAGATGTGTATTCTGATTTCTTCAACGACCTTACTGAAGCCATTCAGGTGTTGAAAGCTCACGTTGCTGACGGTGGACCCAATACATTTGAGACAGCAGACATCATGATGCCACAAGGTAAACGCACGTATGAACAATGGTTGAAATTTGCCAACTCATTGCGCTTACGCCTTGCCATGCGCGTATCAAATGTGGACGCCACACTGGCAAGAACCCAGGCACAAGCCGCATTGGATGCAAGTAATGGCGGTGTGCTGGAAGCAATAGATGAAACGGTAGGCCAGTATGGCGTACGTAATCCATTGGGTGCCGTAAACGCTTGGAACGAAGTATTCATGAACGCAAGCCTGGAATCATTCCTATGCGGATATGAGGATCCCCGCCTCAGTAAATACTTCCTGCCGGCAGTAGGTAACACCGGAGCAGACGGTGAAGTACCAGCACTTTTCGATATAAAAGGCTCTTTTAAAGGCGTACGTCAAGGAACAGCTTTGGATAAGGATAATCGATATTTGACCCATTCCCGCTCAACCGCTACAATATCTACGGACATTATTATAATGACTGCCGCTGAAGTATGGTTTCTCCGTGCCGAAGCTGCACTGAGAGGTTATGTAGATGCCGGAAAGGAAGCTGAATACTACAAGAAAGGTGTTGAAACATCATTTGCACAATGGGGTGCCGGTGATGCGAGCGCTTACTTGGCGAGTGACGCCACACCATCCGATTATGTAGATGCTTTCGATAAAACATTCGACGTGGCAGCAATGACGAAGATTACCCCGAAATGGGCAGAAGGCAGCGATGAAGAGAAGCTGGAACGTATCATTACACAGAAATGGCTTGCCATATATCCTGACGGTTGCGAAGCTTGGGCGGAACAACGTCGCACGGGATATCCCCAATTATTTAAAGTTGCCGTGAACCTGAGTGATAAAACTATTAGTACGGATATTATGATACGCCGGGCAACCTTCCCGACAGATCTGGATGCTTCAACAACCAGCGCATTAACCCAATTATTAGGTGGAGCCGACAATGGTGGTACTCGCCTTTGGTGGGATGCAGGAAAGAACAATTTCTAA
- a CDS encoding RagB/SusD family nutrient uptake outer membrane protein — protein MKLYKNITFGLLALTLGGVMASCSDFLDEKLTTQQTTDFFDTPEGIDQLAVGIYNNLRFHFFKENAYTTTNYGTDEFTVGGDGSNKVWNNYDGSFQSQIVAANSNTTMAESLWDAMYIGINNANLLLSKITPDSYTGTNKKTYMGEAYFLRGFNYLKLVSQYGGVPLKLESSFVPVREFTRATAEATVEQAIGDLKNAYDLLPATVSMVGKISRDAAAHFLAKAYLFRASEINDGWNGATKESDLKEALKLAKEVISRHQLAPNFSDLWHYTEPDGASEKLDEIILSAQFSSDKSSRSAGTNRCHLFFLSVYNNLPQMKRDLAGGREYQRLRTTYYMYNIYDMVNDSRFWKSFKTKYAVNNPKAGSGYEVGDLGVMYVVNRPGDTRFDGVQLSGKVIDEKTGKAIPTTFVTYPKDRNGKDDVALYDDVSRFVALNKYIDGSRETVSDMGGNRDGILARLGETYLIAAEVLIRQGEYGDALYYINELRKRAAYKNGEDRSAYCDGGASYNENALGWQIDGINSYYTENSYYESNDIDKTTLPTDLEITDIHSLPAEDEAVISKLKYSSDYDRMMCLLLNERSRELCGEFYRWEDLSRTKTLVARTKAFNSDAAPNIDEHHCLRPIPQTYLDAIQKDGHALTSEEKKQQQNPGY, from the coding sequence ATGAAATTATATAAGAATATTACATTCGGCTTATTAGCCTTGACCTTGGGAGGCGTGATGGCTTCCTGTAGTGATTTTCTGGATGAAAAGCTTACCACTCAACAGACTACCGATTTCTTTGATACACCGGAAGGCATTGATCAGCTGGCTGTGGGCATTTACAATAACCTGCGTTTCCATTTCTTCAAGGAGAATGCCTATACTACCACTAATTACGGTACGGATGAGTTTACTGTGGGTGGTGATGGTTCCAATAAAGTGTGGAACAATTATGATGGTAGTTTCCAGTCACAGATTGTAGCCGCTAATTCAAATACTACAATGGCCGAAAGCCTTTGGGATGCCATGTATATCGGAATCAACAATGCGAACCTGTTGTTAAGCAAAATAACTCCTGATAGTTATACCGGTACGAATAAGAAGACGTATATGGGCGAAGCCTATTTCCTGCGTGGCTTTAATTATCTGAAGTTGGTTTCCCAGTATGGAGGTGTACCCTTGAAATTAGAGTCGAGCTTTGTACCTGTCCGTGAGTTCACCCGTGCTACGGCAGAAGCTACGGTAGAACAGGCGATTGGTGATTTGAAGAATGCTTATGATCTGTTGCCGGCGACGGTAAGCATGGTGGGGAAGATTAGCAGGGATGCTGCAGCTCATTTTTTAGCTAAGGCTTACTTGTTCCGTGCCAGTGAAATTAACGATGGATGGAACGGTGCGACTAAAGAATCTGACCTGAAAGAAGCCTTGAAACTGGCCAAAGAAGTAATTTCACGTCATCAGTTAGCTCCCAATTTCTCTGATCTATGGCATTATACTGAACCTGACGGGGCGAGTGAAAAATTAGATGAGATTATTCTTTCGGCACAGTTCTCTTCTGACAAATCTTCCAGAAGTGCCGGCACTAACAGATGCCATCTCTTCTTCTTGTCTGTTTACAATAACTTGCCTCAGATGAAACGTGATTTGGCTGGCGGTCGCGAGTACCAACGTTTAAGAACCACATATTATATGTATAATATCTATGATATGGTTAATGATTCCCGTTTCTGGAAAAGTTTTAAGACTAAGTATGCTGTTAATAACCCGAAAGCGGGTTCCGGTTACGAAGTGGGAGATTTGGGCGTGATGTATGTTGTCAATCGTCCGGGCGATACCCGGTTCGATGGAGTGCAACTCAGCGGAAAGGTGATTGATGAGAAGACCGGCAAAGCCATTCCTACTACATTTGTGACTTATCCGAAAGATCGTAACGGTAAGGACGATGTGGCATTATATGATGATGTAAGCCGTTTTGTAGCTCTTAATAAGTATATTGATGGTTCGCGTGAAACGGTCAGTGATATGGGAGGCAATCGGGATGGTATTCTGGCCCGTCTTGGTGAAACTTATCTGATTGCTGCTGAAGTTCTGATTCGCCAAGGCGAATATGGTGATGCTCTGTATTACATTAATGAACTCCGCAAGCGTGCTGCCTATAAGAACGGGGAAGATCGTTCGGCATATTGTGACGGTGGTGCATCATATAATGAAAATGCTTTAGGGTGGCAGATTGACGGCATAAACTCTTATTACACCGAAAATTCTTATTATGAGTCCAATGATATTGATAAGACTACACTTCCCACCGATCTTGAAATTACAGATATACATAGTCTTCCGGCTGAAGATGAGGCTGTTATTTCAAAACTGAAATATAGCTCTGATTATGATCGCATGATGTGCCTTCTGCTGAATGAGCGTTCCCGTGAACTTTGCGGTGAGTTTTATCGTTGGGAAGACTTGTCAAGAACAAAAACATTGGTGGCACGCACCAAAGCTTTTAATTCGGATGCTGCTCCTAATATTGATGAACATCATTGTTTGCGTCCTATCCCTCAAACTTATCTGGATGCTATCCAAAAGGACGGTCATGCGTTGACTTCCGAGGAAAAGAAGCAGCAACAGAATCCTGGTTATTAA
- a CDS encoding TonB-dependent receptor produces MRKISLNGLFCPKSLVFKQILRTMKITLFLLLFVTFQAYSSSSYSQNAKISIPRSELRVSEILDKIEAQTEYLFVYNKKSVDVRRTVNVDADNQPVSEVLDEIFNGTDIRYVMEGKNIVLTKQNETATEAITAVQQENKPVKGVVTDMQGEPIIGANVVEKGTTNGVITNIDGEFTLNTPTDATLVISYIGYQPVSVPLNGQETINVQMQEEALSLETVVVTAMGIKKKAASLTYSTQQVGGDELTRAKDANMINSLAGKTAGVSITKNASGLGGSAKVSIRGIRSANESGNNQPLYVIDGVPMLNSTTEQAFSVMGGDNDAGNRDSGDGISNLNPDDIESMSILKGASAAALYGSQAANGVILITTKKGKEGMQRITFSSNLTIDKAMGLPDFQNTYTASGTSSWGEKQANMKDYNNVDHFFDNGVTAINSVTVQTGKEKMQTYFSYANTTAKGIINVNKLYKHNLTLRETATLFKDKLTLDANVNLISQTINNRPSSGGYYMNPLVGLYTFPRGKDMAEYRDNYEVFDEGRNMPLQNWYTSTQDFEQNPYWITNRITSKDKRYRAIASLSANLKVNDWLTLQARGNIDFINDKYQQKFYAGTASNLCHENGRYVDMNNQEFMMYGDVMAMFNKTWNNWAVNAAAGVSNNTTKTNMLKLDSGKAGLYYANVFSVPNMILNDGTAYIDETLNSRRVVQSVFATAQIGWKESLYLDLTARNDWSSTLANTSSKNSGFFYPSVGVSWIIDRTIKLPSWISFGKIRASWAQVGNDLPIGITSPSPQITAGGIVRQIQYDFSEDLKPEISSSWEIGAEWRFFNNRLDFDFTYYRTDTRNQLLYINTPTGNHPYKYINAGKIRNHGIELTIGGTPVMTENFRWKTNVNFSTNKNKVLSLGDNPEFDYGSGVSMPYRMRVKEGGSLGDIYGNDFARDENGKIIVTDTGAPKIETGNNTLIGNANPDCMLSWGNTFTYKGFNLYFLFDAAIGGDVISLTQSALDMRGVSKNSGEARDRGYVEVEGQRFEGEKIESFYTAVGNRGDGCTSYYRYDRTNIRLRELSLGYSFPQRLLEKTGIFKGIDLSLVARNLFFLYKDAPFDPDAILSVGNANQGVDIFGMPTTRNIGFNLKFTF; encoded by the coding sequence ATGAGAAAAATTTCTTTGAATGGGCTTTTTTGCCCAAAAAGTTTAGTATTTAAGCAAATATTACGAACTATGAAGATCACACTATTCCTTCTCTTGTTTGTAACGTTCCAAGCGTACAGTAGTAGTAGCTACTCTCAGAATGCCAAAATCAGCATCCCCCGCTCTGAGTTGCGAGTAAGCGAAATCCTCGATAAAATCGAGGCTCAGACTGAGTATTTGTTTGTCTACAATAAGAAGAGTGTGGACGTGCGCCGCACCGTAAATGTAGATGCAGACAACCAGCCAGTGTCCGAAGTTTTGGATGAAATATTCAATGGCACGGACATCAGATATGTAATGGAAGGCAAGAACATCGTGCTGACCAAACAAAATGAAACTGCAACCGAAGCCATCACCGCCGTACAGCAGGAAAACAAACCCGTGAAAGGTGTTGTGACCGACATGCAAGGTGAACCGATTATCGGTGCCAATGTGGTAGAGAAAGGTACTACAAACGGTGTTATCACCAATATTGATGGTGAATTTACACTGAATACACCTACCGACGCCACACTGGTTATCAGCTATATCGGATACCAGCCGGTAAGCGTTCCCCTGAATGGTCAGGAAACAATCAATGTGCAGATGCAGGAAGAAGCACTATCATTGGAAACGGTAGTAGTGACCGCCATGGGTATCAAGAAAAAAGCCGCTTCACTGACTTACTCTACCCAGCAAGTGGGTGGCGATGAACTGACACGCGCCAAAGATGCCAACATGATAAACTCTCTGGCAGGTAAAACAGCAGGTGTCTCCATCACCAAGAATGCTTCTGGTTTGGGCGGCTCCGCCAAAGTATCTATCCGTGGTATCCGCTCAGCAAACGAAAGCGGAAACAATCAGCCTCTTTATGTTATCGATGGTGTACCTATGCTGAACAGTACTACCGAACAAGCATTCAGCGTCATGGGCGGAGATAATGACGCAGGTAACCGTGACTCAGGCGACGGTATCTCCAACCTCAATCCCGATGATATTGAAAGCATGAGTATCCTGAAAGGTGCTTCCGCTGCCGCACTCTACGGTTCGCAAGCAGCCAATGGCGTCATCCTTATCACTACAAAGAAAGGCAAAGAAGGTATGCAACGCATTACTTTCTCTTCTAACCTGACCATTGACAAAGCAATGGGCCTCCCCGATTTCCAAAACACTTACACAGCTAGCGGTACTTCCAGCTGGGGTGAGAAGCAAGCAAACATGAAGGATTATAACAATGTGGACCACTTCTTTGACAATGGAGTAACTGCCATCAATTCTGTTACCGTACAGACCGGTAAAGAGAAGATGCAGACTTACTTCTCTTACGCCAATACCACAGCCAAGGGTATTATCAATGTCAATAAATTATATAAGCATAACCTGACATTACGCGAAACAGCTACTCTGTTTAAAGACAAGCTAACGTTGGATGCCAACGTGAACCTGATTTCACAGACCATCAACAACCGCCCCAGTTCCGGTGGTTACTACATGAATCCGTTGGTAGGTCTATACACCTTCCCACGCGGAAAAGACATGGCCGAATATCGTGATAACTATGAAGTGTTTGATGAAGGACGTAATATGCCGTTGCAGAACTGGTATACTTCTACCCAAGATTTCGAACAGAACCCTTACTGGATTACAAACCGTATCACCAGCAAAGACAAACGTTATCGTGCCATCGCATCTTTAAGCGCCAACTTGAAAGTAAACGATTGGTTAACCCTTCAGGCACGCGGTAACATTGATTTCATCAACGATAAGTACCAACAGAAATTCTATGCAGGTACGGCAAGCAACCTCTGCCACGAAAACGGTCGTTATGTGGACATGAACAATCAAGAATTCATGATGTACGGTGACGTAATGGCAATGTTCAATAAGACTTGGAATAACTGGGCAGTAAATGCCGCTGCCGGCGTCAGCAACAATACGACTAAAACAAATATGCTGAAGCTGGACTCTGGTAAAGCAGGTTTGTACTACGCCAATGTATTCAGTGTTCCCAACATGATTTTGAACGACGGCACAGCCTATATCGACGAAACCCTGAATTCACGTCGCGTCGTCCAGTCCGTATTCGCCACCGCCCAGATCGGCTGGAAAGAAAGTCTTTATCTGGACTTAACCGCCCGCAACGATTGGTCGTCCACACTGGCAAACACCAGCAGCAAGAATTCTGGCTTCTTCTATCCGTCAGTGGGTGTATCCTGGATTATCGACCGTACTATCAAGCTGCCATCCTGGATTAGCTTCGGCAAAATACGCGCATCCTGGGCACAAGTAGGTAACGACCTTCCTATCGGCATCACCTCTCCGAGTCCTCAAATCACAGCAGGCGGTATCGTAAGACAAATACAGTACGACTTTTCTGAAGACTTGAAACCGGAAATCAGCAGTTCATGGGAAATCGGTGCAGAATGGAGATTTTTCAATAACCGTTTAGATTTCGATTTCACATACTACCGCACAGATACCAGAAACCAGCTATTGTATATCAATACTCCTACAGGCAATCATCCGTATAAGTATATCAATGCAGGTAAGATACGCAACCACGGTATTGAGCTAACAATCGGAGGAACTCCGGTCATGACAGAAAACTTCCGCTGGAAAACCAACGTAAACTTCTCAACCAACAAAAACAAAGTTCTTTCTTTGGGCGACAATCCTGAATTTGACTATGGCTCAGGCGTAAGTATGCCATACCGTATGCGCGTTAAAGAAGGCGGTTCATTGGGAGACATCTATGGCAATGACTTTGCACGTGACGAAAACGGCAAGATTATAGTTACTGATACCGGTGCACCCAAAATAGAAACGGGCAACAATACACTGATTGGCAACGCCAATCCGGACTGCATGCTCAGTTGGGGCAACACGTTCACTTATAAAGGTTTCAATCTTTACTTCCTGTTCGATGCAGCCATCGGAGGTGATGTTATTTCACTGACGCAAAGCGCACTCGACATGAGAGGCGTCAGCAAGAATAGCGGTGAAGCCCGAGACAGAGGTTACGTAGAAGTAGAAGGACAACGATTTGAAGGGGAAAAGATAGAAAGTTTCTATACAGCAGTCGGTAACCGTGGCGACGGTTGTACAAGCTACTACCGCTATGATCGTACCAACATCCGTCTACGCGAACTTTCACTGGGTTACTCTTTCCCCCAAAGACTGTTGGAAAAGACTGGAATATTTAAAGGAATAGACCTGTCTCTCGTTGCCCGCAACTTGTTCTTCCTCTATAAGGATGCCCCATTTGATCCTGACGCTATCCTGTCAGTAGGAAATGCAAACCAGGGTGTTGATATCTTCGGCATGCCGACTACAAGAAACATAGGCTTCAATCTTAAATTCACTTTCTAA